One window of Hypanus sabinus isolate sHypSab1 chromosome 10, sHypSab1.hap1, whole genome shotgun sequence genomic DNA carries:
- the nup43 gene encoding nucleoporin Nup43 isoform X1 — translation MHGRFVSQKISRTRWRPEPGSSLGPPECLATGSWDAEQQNKVCLWETQDIDTTESDQLLVEDPELLCEIKHNGDVMDLQFLDQERIVTASSTGSVTVFRHHPNNQTLSVAQHWDRVHYHSNTSTPCTSLICSGPEIITVGEDGRINHFQVDIKEPVRTIDNADSSSLNAVTFLRTTEILTVNSIGQLKIWDFRQPGNKPLQIYCFTDERVPLHCVDRHPNQQHIVATGGQDGTLCIWDVRQGNMPISVLDAHSAEMWEVHFHPSNPDHVFTCSEDGSLWHWNASMVNSEKPSFLQGKRNFALANPASQVDRNQSVTSAWVTSDITKGKVDAKNLLSDYILSVNSLDVVGEHLVCGTDAEAIYITRDLEV, via the exons ATGCATGGACGGTTTGTGTCCCAAAAGATCAGCCGAACGCGTTGGCGGCCGGAGCCCGGCTCCAGTTTAGGGCCGCCGGAATGTCTCGCCACAGGCTCCTGGGATGCGGAG CAGCAGAACAAAGTGTGCCTTTGGGAGACACAGGACATTGATACCACTGAATCAGACCAGTTGCTTGTGGAGGACCCGGAACTGCTGTGTGAAATAAAGCACAATGGTGATGTCATGGATTTGCAG TTTCTAGATCAGGAGAGGATCGTCACTGCTTCATCCACAGGAAGTGTGACTGTGTTCCGACATCATCCGAACAACCAG ACTCTTTCGGTCGCCCAGCATTGGGACCGAGTCCACTATCATTCCAATACCAGCACCCCCTGCACCAGCCTGATTTGTAGTGGTCCTGAGATTATTACTGTCGGGGAAGATGGCCGAATCAACCATTTCCAAGTTGACATAAAGGAACCAGTGCGGACTATAG ACAATGCTGACAGTAGTTCACTCAATGCAGTTACCTTTCTGCGGACAACGGAGATCTTGACAGTCAATTCCATCGGACAGCTGAAAATCTGGGATTTCAGGCAGCCAGGAAACAAACCTTTACAAATATATTGTTT CACAGATGAGCGAGTGCCTCTGCACTGTGTAGACAGGCATCCGAACCAGCAGCACATAGTGGCAACAGGTGGCCAAGATGGAACACTATGTATCTGGGACGTCAGACAAGGAAATATGCCCATCTCTGTGTTGGATGCTCATTCTGCAGAAA TGTGGGAAGTTCACTTCCACCCTTCCAACCCTGACCATGTCTTTACATGCTCCGAGGATGGATCTCTCTGGCACTGGAATGCATCTATGGTTAATTCTGAAAAGCCTTCCTTTCTTCAAG GTAAAAGAAACTTCGCATTAGCTAATCCAGCTTCCCAGGTTGACAGGAACCAGTCAGTGACCAGTGCATGGGTCACCAGTGATATTACGAAAGGAAAAGTAGATGCCAAAAATCTGCTGTCAGATTACATCCTGTCAGTCAATAGTTTGGATGTTGTGGGAGAGCATTTAGTCTGTGGGACAGATGCAGAAGCTATTTACATTACCAGGGATCTGGAAGTCTGA
- the nup43 gene encoding nucleoporin Nup43 isoform X2, with protein sequence MHGRFVSQKISRTRWRPEPGSSLGPPECLATGSWDAEQNKVCLWETQDIDTTESDQLLVEDPELLCEIKHNGDVMDLQFLDQERIVTASSTGSVTVFRHHPNNQTLSVAQHWDRVHYHSNTSTPCTSLICSGPEIITVGEDGRINHFQVDIKEPVRTIDNADSSSLNAVTFLRTTEILTVNSIGQLKIWDFRQPGNKPLQIYCFTDERVPLHCVDRHPNQQHIVATGGQDGTLCIWDVRQGNMPISVLDAHSAEMWEVHFHPSNPDHVFTCSEDGSLWHWNASMVNSEKPSFLQGKRNFALANPASQVDRNQSVTSAWVTSDITKGKVDAKNLLSDYILSVNSLDVVGEHLVCGTDAEAIYITRDLEV encoded by the exons ATGCATGGACGGTTTGTGTCCCAAAAGATCAGCCGAACGCGTTGGCGGCCGGAGCCCGGCTCCAGTTTAGGGCCGCCGGAATGTCTCGCCACAGGCTCCTGGGATGCGGAG CAGAACAAAGTGTGCCTTTGGGAGACACAGGACATTGATACCACTGAATCAGACCAGTTGCTTGTGGAGGACCCGGAACTGCTGTGTGAAATAAAGCACAATGGTGATGTCATGGATTTGCAG TTTCTAGATCAGGAGAGGATCGTCACTGCTTCATCCACAGGAAGTGTGACTGTGTTCCGACATCATCCGAACAACCAG ACTCTTTCGGTCGCCCAGCATTGGGACCGAGTCCACTATCATTCCAATACCAGCACCCCCTGCACCAGCCTGATTTGTAGTGGTCCTGAGATTATTACTGTCGGGGAAGATGGCCGAATCAACCATTTCCAAGTTGACATAAAGGAACCAGTGCGGACTATAG ACAATGCTGACAGTAGTTCACTCAATGCAGTTACCTTTCTGCGGACAACGGAGATCTTGACAGTCAATTCCATCGGACAGCTGAAAATCTGGGATTTCAGGCAGCCAGGAAACAAACCTTTACAAATATATTGTTT CACAGATGAGCGAGTGCCTCTGCACTGTGTAGACAGGCATCCGAACCAGCAGCACATAGTGGCAACAGGTGGCCAAGATGGAACACTATGTATCTGGGACGTCAGACAAGGAAATATGCCCATCTCTGTGTTGGATGCTCATTCTGCAGAAA TGTGGGAAGTTCACTTCCACCCTTCCAACCCTGACCATGTCTTTACATGCTCCGAGGATGGATCTCTCTGGCACTGGAATGCATCTATGGTTAATTCTGAAAAGCCTTCCTTTCTTCAAG GTAAAAGAAACTTCGCATTAGCTAATCCAGCTTCCCAGGTTGACAGGAACCAGTCAGTGACCAGTGCATGGGTCACCAGTGATATTACGAAAGGAAAAGTAGATGCCAAAAATCTGCTGTCAGATTACATCCTGTCAGTCAATAGTTTGGATGTTGTGGGAGAGCATTTAGTCTGTGGGACAGATGCAGAAGCTATTTACATTACCAGGGATCTGGAAGTCTGA